A genomic stretch from Streptomyces sp. QL37 includes:
- a CDS encoding pyridoxamine 5'-phosphate oxidase family protein: MALTRTEREQFLAEPHIGALAVDAVEEGRAPLTVPIWYQYAPGGDLWIMTGRDSRKGTAIAAAGRFSLMVERLTPTIRYVSVEGPVVATLPATREQLVEISARYLPAEKVDGYVDFAWREHGEQVVIHMRPQRWLSSDLGEV; encoded by the coding sequence ATGGCTTTGACCCGCACCGAGCGTGAGCAGTTCCTGGCCGAACCGCATATCGGCGCCCTGGCCGTCGACGCGGTCGAGGAGGGGCGAGCCCCGCTCACCGTGCCGATCTGGTACCAGTACGCACCCGGCGGCGACCTGTGGATCATGACGGGCCGTGACTCCCGCAAGGGCACCGCGATCGCCGCGGCCGGTCGCTTCAGCCTCATGGTGGAGCGCCTCACGCCGACCATCCGCTACGTCTCCGTCGAGGGGCCGGTCGTCGCGACGCTGCCCGCGACCCGCGAACAGCTGGTGGAGATCTCGGCGCGCTACCTCCCCGCCGAGAAGGTCGACGGCTACGTGGACTTCGCCTGGAGGGAGCACGGCGAACAGGTGGTCATCCACATGCGCCCCCAGCGCTGGCTCAGCTCCGACCTGGGCGAGGTCTGA
- a CDS encoding universal stress protein, whose translation MRPRVVAGVSGRPDSPAVLQRAAAEARLRGAELLAVMAWDIPGADGGGRHGVGFSSSLPQCRADGAERLRDALGAAFGAPGAGVPVTGRAVRGTPGAVLVDAVGAEDVLLVVGTGSRNALHRFLWPSVARHCLAHAPCPVLAVPPSPLRTALATARRRNALGLRLDTRELTGPGGV comes from the coding sequence CCGAGAGTCGTGGCAGGGGTCAGCGGCAGACCGGACAGTCCGGCGGTGCTCCAGCGAGCCGCCGCCGAAGCCCGCCTGCGAGGCGCGGAATTGTTGGCGGTGATGGCCTGGGACATCCCGGGGGCCGACGGCGGCGGCCGGCACGGCGTCGGCTTCTCGTCCTCGCTCCCCCAGTGCCGCGCGGATGGAGCCGAGAGGCTGCGCGACGCCCTGGGTGCGGCCTTCGGTGCGCCCGGAGCCGGGGTGCCGGTAACCGGCCGGGCCGTGCGGGGTACTCCCGGCGCCGTCCTGGTGGACGCGGTCGGCGCCGAGGACGTCCTCCTCGTGGTCGGGACCGGCTCACGCAACGCCCTGCACCGTTTCCTCTGGCCGTCCGTGGCCCGCCACTGCCTGGCGCACGCGCCGTGCCCCGTGCTGGCCGTGCCGCCGTCTCCCCTCCGGACCGCACTGGCGACCGCCCGCCGCCGGAACGCCTTGGGGCTGCGGCTGGACACACGGGAACTCACCGGGCCGGGCGGGGTGTGA